Genomic segment of Lemur catta isolate mLemCat1 chromosome 2, mLemCat1.pri, whole genome shotgun sequence:
cctcccagagtgctaggattacaggcgtgagccactgcgcctggtctatgtttaactttttgagttaATTGCCAAACTCTTTCCCACATTGGCtttgtcattttacattcccaccagcaacttATGAGTTTggtaatagttttgttttattttgagaaccAATCTCCTCTTTGAGCCCATGTGGTTcagaatatgtatgtgtgtgtatacatatgtatatgtatatatcaattttatttatttgaggtgACTGACAAACATTGTGTATAGTTAaaatgtacaacatgatgttttgatatacgtatacattgtgaaatgattatcacaatcaagctaattaacctaTCCATTGCCTcacaaatttactttttttgttgtgagaacacttaagatctactctttcagcaattttttttttttttttggtgagaacacttaagctCTACTCTTAAGTGTAAAGGATGTGATACATTATTATCAACTATAGTCAAGTACTGTACTtcaggtctccagaacttattcgtCTTATTACTGAAAGTTTGTACCTTTTGACGAACATCCCCCCATtttcccactcccagcccctcagATGAAATTGACTGCACCCCGTTCTGCCCCAGGGACGTGCATCCAGGCAGGGTCCAATCAATCAGCAATTGCCAAAGTGATAGCTTCAGGGATGGGCATGTGACTGAGTCAGGCCAATGAGATTCAACTCTGAATCCAGAACAACTCCTGCATTTCTGTGACTTGGGCCAATGAATCCACCACCATTTTTCATGTattaagccagtttgagttgggtttcctGTCTTTTGGCCGAGTAATCACCTGCATAATTAAGACTTACTTGTTTAAAACCTCGGTCTGGGAGATTTACCTCCCATGTGTGTTTTGCATTTATTCAGTGGCAAGTCTACACCAGGCACAGCTGCAAGACGATGCTGGAGTTGAGCTCACTCCAGGAGGGCAAGCCTGGCTGGATCAATGAATGGTCAGAGATGGGATCTTGCAGACAAAGGGGAACTTCCGGCTGCAGGTGTTATCATTCCATGACCTCAGAGCTATgatggaaagaaacagagaatcTGGGTGAAGATCCAGCCACCACAATAAAAGTATCCCCACCACCCTACTGGAGTAAAAGCCCTCTCCAGTAGATCTCATGTCTACACTGGCAGCCCTTTCTTGCTAATGCAGGACTTGGTGACACAGCCATCTCTGGACAATGAGGGAAGCCTCGAAACAGAACCAATACAAagaagagggcagagctgggagcacTGCAGAGAAAAGGAGCCAGAGCCCTGTTATTCCACGCCTGGAGCCTGCTGCACTTCAAGACTCCCCATCATTTGTAATGAAGAATCTCCTTACTGTTTATGCCAGTTCCAgtttggttttttatttcttagtgtttAAAGGTGCTTGactatgacaataaaaataatagcagccAACATTTCTTGAGAAttaccttgtgccaggcacattctttatatttgtaattttgtttaatgttcttgACAATCTTACAAGGCAAATACATTATtgttcttatttgtaaaatgtaagtgattttgctcaaggtcatgtgtgtagtaagtggcagaaccaaatctttttttgttgtttgtttgagacaaagtctcgctctgttgcccaggctaatcctccaactcccaggctcgagtgatcctcctgcctcagcctcccgagtagctgggactacaggcatgaggcaccacgcccggctaatttttctatctttgtggagatggggtctcaccatgttgctcaggctggtcttaaactcctgggctcaagcgatcctcctgcctcagcctcccaagtagctgggactacaggcatacgccaccatgcctggctaatttttttctatttttagttgtttggctaatttctttctatttttagtagagatggggtctcgctcttgctcaggccggtctcaaactcctgagctcaagcgatcctcctgcctcggcctcccagagtgctaggattacaggtgtgagccaccacgcccggcctttactagtttttatttcaagattGGTGTGGGGAGTGACGATGTTAATGATGATCATGGTGATTGCTAGTACTGAACACTAAGCATGGCAGCcactttatgtacattatctccTGTTTTATTTACATCAACCCTGTGAGTTAAGTATCATTAGCCTAATTTTGAAGATGAAGAATCTGAGGGACCAAGAGGGTCCCTCGGGCTATACAACTAATACGGGTGGAGCTGAGGGTCAGACAAGGGCAGTCaactccagagtccatgctcttgCCACAGTCCTATCTCAGCGGCACCTCCTTTGATCCTCATAACAGTCCTGTGGGTAGGAACGATCATTAAGcccattttatggaagaggaagTAGAATCTCAGAAAGGATAAGTAATTTCCTGCAAAAACCACAAAGCTAGAAAGCAACagggccagaatttgaacccaggtctataCTCTTTTTGTCACTTACACCTTCAGGCTACCCTAGGTGTGGACTTGTTCTAGTATTCAGGAgcaggagcctggggtggggactTGCACCCTGATGTGTTGGTACGCTGACACAGCAGAACTGCCCTTTCActacactcttttttttttttttaatgcttctatCTCTAATGTCttttcatccaaattagagtctGCGTGTCAACAACACAtcattaaatattgtttaaaacatATCCACTGTGGAGAATGGCCATGCCCCTAATGCCCCAAAGCCCCCCTGGTCGCTCTCCAAGGTGCTGAACATCTTGACAGTCTCCCTGCCATCCCAAGTGTCTCCCCAGCACCTCTGCAAGAGCCCTGGTCTCAGGGACACCCACCGCTGGTAGGCCGGTACCATATCTGCACGCAGTCTTCCTCTTCTGGGTCTGCATGGATGCCGTCATCCGGCTGGCTCCCATCCCAGTAGCTGTAGTCATAGGATGAGCCATCGGTCCATTCAAACTGCCcttcctgggggtggggtccaCCCAGGGACAAGGAAGCAAGCCAAGGAGAGGAAGATTAAGCATTCGAGCCAGCTCCAGTTCAGGGATAACATGCTTAGCACCTCCATACCTAACACCTCTGTGCAGAGGTCCCCACCGATACTTGTGCTACTAATCAGATACTACTGCCATTACTACGACTATTACTAGCTGCCATTTGTTAAAGGTTTATTATGTGCCATGCAAGGCACTttactcattttatcctcaccaTCCTGCAAAGCAGCCATcgttgtccccattttacagatgagaaaacggagACTCAGATTGGTCTATGCAAAATTCATACAGCTAATAAAGCATTAgcgctggaattcaaacccaggtcttcctGACTCTAGTACCCAGATCCTAACTTTGCCAGTGGATGGGAGTCACTCctcatgtctttcttttttgtataaataGTCTGTGTTTTTCTTGCCTCATATGGAACTACTCTGACCAATGACAAGAAAAGTCCTGTTGGGAATTTGACTGGTGTTGCAATACATGTGCAAATTAACTATGGAAAGAACTACATGTTTGCAACATTCAGGAAGAAGAtccatttctctgtttatttaaGTTTTTGGAAAAGTATCCCCCAAAGCCCTGAGGATTATGGAGACCATGCCATATAATGGGAATGGACTGCTACttctgacagagagagagacaagagctTGAGATCCCATctgaagttacttaacctctctgagcctcagtttccacacctaTATGATGGAGTTAATATCTTCTTCAGAAAGTTGCTGTGAGGGTTGAACAAATTAAACCATGTGAAagacttagcacagtgcctggcacatggtgccTAGCcatgaagagagagaggaaaacaagCCCTATTCCTGGGttgtttgttgctgttattattattatttttattattttacaagttCCTTAAACTCTGATTTAATGGTGTTATAATCCAAGTTTGAAgttactattataaatggaaatgCTAGtggttttctaaaaaaattacaaCTTCTATATGAGTTCTTATCAGATGAAttctattgatttaaaaaatatccatgtTGAGTCTGACCATGCTGTTACTTCTGCTACATTAGCGGAAACTTTAGCAACTTCCACCGCTCTCGATGAGTTCTCAGAGTGTGCCAAGCACCGTGCTAAGCCCTTTGCATACATTGGCTCACCTATATTTTTACAACaaggcactattattatcatccccattttacagatggagaaactgaggctcagacaggttcTCAAAAATTGCCCAAAGTTGCCCACCAGCGAGTAAGCGGCAGAACAGGAGCTGAAACTGGAGTCTGTTCTCTGTAGTGCTCTGAGGCAGGGCAAGAATCATACATGCAGAATAGAGACTCAGGTTGCGGCTTGCCTGGGGAAAACTTGGGCATGAAAGCTCCAGGTGGAGTTTGGGTATTGCCAGGTTTGAGATCTGGCCACACCAGCCTCTCCAGCCTTATTCTCCATTATTCTGCTCACCCCTTCCCCAATCTGCATCCCAGCCACACTGGTCTTCCGCTTCCTTGAATGCCCATGATGTCCCCTACCTAGGACCTTGGCCCTTGCTTATCCCTCTACTTGCAATGCTCTACCCTTTGGTTGGCTTCTATTTATCTGTTAGGTACTAGCTTAAATGTCCCTTACTCAGAGAGGCTGTGGCAGCCACAGAGGCGCACGGCTCAGATCACCTTCGGGAGGGCCAGCTGCAGGGAGCAGAGCTGATGGGCAGCCCCGGCCCTCCTGCCACTTTGGACTCACCACCTTGTTTGTGCCGAGGACATGCTTCTTCTGCCCCTTTGGAGCTACTATTGCATTCCCAGTGAGCCCACACTTCCTCCGGGCTGTTCCCAGACAGTGACTCACAGGTACGAGTCCTGGCCCATTGCTGCCCAGCGCCGGGTTCCTGTTCTGGGCATTCTTTGCGTGGGACTCCCCTCTGGCCTGGCCAAGACTTTCTCAGAACTGAGCTGTGATCTGAGGCTCTTGCTACCCAGTCTGTCCTCCCTATTCTCCTTTCACAGGTCTCAGACCCACGTCGTTGTCTGAAGACCTTCTCTGCCTATTTGTGCcccttcctgtttttcctttcccagatATGGCCCTCAAAAATCTCTCGCACATCTAATTGTGCtttggtgcttgttttttttagaaaactgaagTCAAAACAGAGGCCTTTTCTGAACATGCTATATGTTCCCCTCATTTAGTGGGACATCATTAAATGTCTTTCACAAATGTGTCACAGTCTAACTGTGGCATCTTGGTGTCGGATTTCTCTCTGCGAGCTGTGTGCATAGCAGTGGCCTGGTGCAGAAGTGAGAGGATTGTTACATCAACATGGAATCCTGGCTGGAGCTTCCAAGGGGACCTGCTCGTCATTGCTTCCTCACCTGTCTGTGATCGTGAAGGCCTGTCCAGATGTCAGCGGGGATGCCAGGGACACAGCTGTTCACGAGGTCGTACACAAAGACATTTTCTTCCCAGCTGCAAATGTAAGAAACAGTAACATGTTCCCTCTTGCCTCTTTTCATGGGATAGAgttgaaaactgaaaacaatccttgTTAACCTTCTTGGACCAAAGTGAATAGAGGATATAATGCAATCGTGCTTTCATTTTTGATTGGGTCACCCATATAATGCCATCTGCACATGGGCATCTCTGGATTTGACCCATGCCAGCTCAAAGAAGGACTCAGCACTACTATTCATCCCTAAAAATCTGACTGCCTGTAGCCCAAAGTGCCTGTCCCCCCGGTGCCTGGCTGGTTGGTTTAGTTCTCCATTTTCAAGATCTGGAGTCCCCAAACGAGCTGCAAGGACTCCCGGACCAACATCACATCTCATTTCTATTTGGCATCTTCTCCCCTGCACCATCACCAGGCTCTATTCGATGCTGGTGCTCGAGAGCCTGTGTTCTGGCCCAAAGGAGAGCGATAACATTTCTGGGGACGGAGCATTCTTCAGTCCAGTGGTTGTTAACCTTGGTCCTACCCAGCTGGGTAAGCAATGGCACCCACAAATGCCCCTCTCCTGTGCTGTTCCGGCTCTCCTTTGTCAACTGCTGAACATGTATTTTGAGCAGTCACCCGGTAGGACAGCAGCCTCGTCATTTTAGCGTTATCACCATCTTTGTTCAACAGCACCTgtttggataaactatttgaataTCTTATTACATTTCCCCCATATCTGATCAAAATAACTGGAAAATGGAAAGGCCCAAGGTGCTGTTGCAAGTAATAAGAAGCTGAGATGAAATGAACTTAATTCAATTCAACCGTCACTcgaaacagaaatggaaattattaggTAAACTGAAAGTATGAAAATCTTAAAGTTTAATCAGATGTTCTGTGCACATAAGCTGATTGTGTGTTTAATTATGAGGAAAGGAACGAAATGAAAAGGCAAGAAGAAAATGCTATATCGAATTGGATTGTGTTTCAAAGATGAGATGAAACCAGGAATTTTATACTAGTACTTAGCTTTATGAGAACTGAACTCCATTTATAACAGGTGAATGTGT
This window contains:
- the CLEC19A gene encoding C-type lectin domain family 19 member A, encoding MPRWGLWAAASLTLLSVQAFPQTDISISPALPELPQASLCPLFWMEFKGHCYRFFPLNKTWAEADLYCSEFSVGRKSAKLASIHSWEENVFVYDLVNSCVPGIPADIWTGLHDHRQEGQFEWTDGSSYDYSYWDGSQPDDGIHADPEEEDCVQIWYRPTSALRSWNDNTCSRKFPFVCKIPSLTIH